The Sphingopyxis sp. YR583 DNA segment ACCGCATGGCTGGAATGGCTGGTGCTGGGCACTGGCTACGAACTGATGCTTTTCGCGTCGGTCGGAATCCTGTTGTTCGGGCTCGACGACCTGCTGTTCGATGCATTGTGGATGGCTACCCGCCGCCGCAGATCGTCGCTCGTCCCGGCCGCGCCGCCGATCGAGGGGCGCTTCGCAGTCTTCGTGCCCGCGTGGGATGAAGCCAAGGCGCTGCCCGCGATGCTGCATCGCACGCTCGCAGCATGGGAAGGCGAGGATTTCCGGATCTACGTCGGCTGCTATCCCAACGATGCCGCGACGCTTTTTGCGATATCGCCGATCATCGCCCGCGACCGTCGGCTTCGGCTTGTCGTCGGCGGCCGCGAAGGGCCAACGACCAAGGGCGACAATCTCAATTGCTTGTGGGCGGCGCTCGGCGAAGATGAACGTGCCGACGGCATGCGTTTCGCCGCCATCGTCCTGCATGATTGCGAAGATCATGTTCATCCGGGCGAGCTCGCGCTCTATCGCCGCTATCTCGGGGAAAATGCGATGGTGCAGATTCCCGTCGTGCCCCTGATCACGCGAAGCGAACGCTGGATCGGCGGGCATTATGGCGATGAGTTTGCCGAAGCGCACGGGAAGGAACTGGTCGTTCGTTCGCGCCTCGGCCTGCCGCTACCATCGGCGGGAGTCGGCTGCGCGCTGACCCGTACCGCACTGGCGTTGCTTGCGCTCGAACGCGGCGGCGATCCTTTCCGCCGCGACAGCCTGACCGAAGATTATGAGATCGGCATGCTTATCGGTGCCTATGGCCTTTCAACGCGCTTTGTCGACGCGGTCGGACCCGCGGGTGACCGGATCGTCTCGCGCGGCGCATTTCCGGGAGAAATCGAAAAGGCCGTGCGGCAGAAATCGCGCTGGATCGCGGGGATCGCGCTTGCGGGATGGGACCATCTTGGCTGGCTCGGACCAGGGCGCCCCGCCACCGATGCCGGCTCCGGTCCCGGCCGCGCGTGGATCGCGCGCTGGATGCTGTGGCGCGACCGCCGCGCCCCGCTTTCCGCGCTTGTCCTGCTTGCCGCTTATGCGGGACTGGTTCTGACGGTCGCGGGCTGGGCAGGGCAGTTTCTGATGGGGTGGCAGGCGGTCGAGCTGAGTGACGGCATGCGGCTGTTGCTGGCGTTCAATGCCGTGATGCTATGCTGGCGGATCGGCATGCGCGGGCATTTTACGGCCGGTTGGTACGGTCTGCGCGAGGCGATGGTTTCGCTGCCGCGTGCCTTTTTCGCGAATGTGGTCGCGATGCTCGCCGCGCGCCGCGCGGTCGGCCTCTACTGGCGGATGTTACGGTCGGGCGAAGTCGTCTGGGACAAGACTGAACATCCCGATTACGAAGCCGCGCACGAAGACGGCTTTGCAAAGATGCCGGCGCGATGAGCGCGAGATCCCCCGATGTGCGCCGCGACGCGCCGGCGCTGCGCTTCCTGCTCCTGTGCGTCGGGGGCTGGATTGTGTTGCGGATCATGATGCTGTGGAACCCCGCCACCTCCTTTGCGCTCGACAACGCCGAGGCGCCGTGGTCGCCGCCGTCGCCTTTTGCGGCGAATGACGCGACACTGGGGAGCCCGCTCGTGGCGCGCCCCGATGGGCAGCAGGCCTCGACATATCGGCGAGTGAGCGTGTCACCCGTCGTCGCGGCGGTCCCCGCGCGGCGGACACCAATGCCGGCGCTGGCCGAAGGCGGGCCCGTTGGCGGTAGCACAGGCGCCGACCGTCATGCTCTTCGCCTTTCGCTGATCGCACGGCTGCTGCCATCTTTGCCGGTCGATTCCACCCGCTCCGCCGCCCCGGTGCGCAGCGCGCTATGGTTTCCCCTCGCGCGCGCCGAACATTCCGATCCGGGGCAGGGCAAGCCTTTCTGGATCCAGCGGCAGCTCGGGGGCTGGGCGCTCGCCGGCTGGGTCTATTTGCGCGAGGGGTCCGGGTCCGCCCCCGGCCCCCTCGGCGCGGCAAGCCAGCTTGGCGGAAGTCAGGCGGGCCTTCGGCTGGGCTATGGCTTTGGCGATGGCGGGCGCGTTCGCGCCTATGGCCGCGCGACGATGGCTATCCAGCGGCCGCAGCAGCGCGAGATCGCATTTGGCCTTGCTCTGGCTCCGCTTGCGCATGTGCCGGTCGATGTCGCGATCGAGCAGCGAATTGCCGCAGGAAAAGAGGGGCGCACCGCGTTGGCCATGATGGCGAGCGGCGGCGTATCGGAGATTGCGCTTCCCGCCGGTTTCCGGCTCGACGCCTATGCGCAGGCGGGCATCGTCGGGGCGCGGCGGCGCGACGGTTTTGCCGACGGCGCCATCGTCGTCGATCGCCGCCTTGGTCCCGATGACACATCTCCGCTTCGCCTCGGCGCACTTGCGGCTGGTGCCGTGCAGCCGGGCGCGGCGCGGGTCGATGTCGGACCGCGGCTGACGCTGCGCCTGCCCGAGGTCGGCGAAGGCAGCCGGATTGCGCTCGACTGGCGCCAGCGCGTCGCGGGCGATGCGCGTCCGGAAAGCGGTCTGGCGCTGACGCTGGCGAGCGACTTCTGATCGCAGGTAAAAATAGCCGCCCCAGCCGATTCCCCGCCGCGATAAAATGCTCTAGGGTCGCGGGACTCGGCGCAGTTTTACGCCGCTGATACGCTTTCGGGGCCCATGGATCTTTACCTCCCAGTCGCCAATCTTTCGGTCAATGCGCTGGTGATCATCCTGCTGGGTGGCGGGGTGGGTTTCCTGTCGGGCATGTTCGGCGTTGGCGGCGGGTTCCTGACAACGCCGCTGCTGATCTTTTACGGCATCCCGCCGACGGTCGCGGCGGCATCGGCGGCGACGCAGGTGACCGGCGCAAGCGTGTCGGGGGTGATGGCGCATCTCGAGCGCGGCGGGGTCGATCTGAGGATGGGCGGCGTGCTTGTCGCGGGCGGCCTTATCGGCTCGCTGATCGGTGCCGGGCTGTTCGAACTGCTCACCTCCTGGGGCCAGATCGATACGGTGATCAACATCCTGTATGTCGCGCTGCTCGGGACCGTGGGTACGTTCATGGGGCGCGAAGCCTGGGGCAGCTTTCGCGCCGCGCAGGACGGGCTGCCTGCGCCGGCGCGCAAGCGGCGCCATCATCCGATGGTCGCGAACCTGCCGCTCCGCTGGCGCTTCTATCGCTCGGGCCTTTATATCTCGCCGCTTGCGCCGCTTCTGCTCGGCATCATCGGGGGGGTGCTGACGATGCTGCTCGGCGTCGGCGGCGGATTCATCATGGTGCCCGCGATGCTCTATCTTCTCGGCATGGGCACGCAGGTCGTCGTTGGCACGTCGCTGTACCAGATCTTGTTCGTGACGATCGCGACGACAATGGTCCACGCCATGACGACCGGCGCGGTCGACATCGTGCTGGCGGGGTTGCTGCTGCTCGGAAGCGTCGTCGGCGCACAGATCGGTGCGCGTTTCGCGCAAAAGGTGAAGCCCGAATATCTGCGTATGGCGCTCGCGGCGATCGTGCTGCTCGTCGCGCTGCGCATGGGGGTCGACCTCTTCATCCGCCCCGAAGAAATCTACACGGTGCAATGATCGCGCTGCGCGCCTTGCTCGTCGCTCTCGCAGCTCTGTTGCTGCCAGCGCACGCGCATGCCGCCGATCCGCGGCTGGTGCCCGACGTGTCGAGCCGCGCGATCGATATCCAGTACAGCTTCACCGGTGAGGAATTGCTGTTGTTCGGTGCGATTCTCTATCCGGGTCAGCGGCTGCCCGACGACCGCGCCGACATCGTCGTCGTGCTGAAAGGACCCGTGCGGCCGATCGTGTTGCGCGAAAAGCGGCGTGTTGCGGGGATCTGGGTCAACGCCAGCAGCATTCGACTGCGGACCTCACCGGGGTTCTACGCGATCGGATCGTCGCGCCCGATCGACAAGCTGGTCGACGAGCGCACCGCGGCGATCTTCGAACTCGGCCTCGCCAATCTGTCGATGTCGCCCAGCGGATTTTCGGAGGCAAAGAAGCTTGAACGCTTCGAGGCGGGCCTGACCGACCTCTATCGCCGCTCGGGTCTGTTCGTCGAAAACCCCTCGGCGGTCGAAATCACCGAAGGCGTACTCTATCGTGCGCGCATCCCTGTGCCTGCCCGCGTCCCGGTGGGGACCTATCGCGCCGAAACCTATCTGATCAGCCGCGGGCGGGTGCTCGCCGTCGCATCGCGCGACGTCCAGATCCGCAAGGCTGGTTTCGAACGCTTCGTCGCTCTCGCGGCGCAGCAGCACGGCTTTCTCTACGGCCTTTCCGCGGTGTTCCTGTCGCTGGTGCTCGGTTACGGCGCGTCGGCTATTTTCCGTCGCCGCTAGCCATCATTCACGGCCTATTTACCCTCTGCTGCGATACCCGGCCCGGGATCATAACAGGCGGGGCGGATACATGGATATGCAGGGCGGCGGATTCAGCGCCGGTGATTTGACGGCGGCGCAGCACGTCAGGCTCGCGGGCGGCGGTGTGGCAGCGCCGGTGGCGCCAGTCGCAAACCATCATCGCGACGATCTGATGATCGGCGAAGTCGTCGATATTTCGGGGTCGGCGTCGCGCATCCTTCTCGATGCAACGGTGATCGGCAAATTGTCGTCGTCCAGCGATGCCGCGGTCGCAATGGCGGGGCAGGTCGGGGCACAGGTCAAGGTGCGTGTCGGCAATATCTGGCTGATCGCCAGCATCCGCGACCAGCAACTGCACGAGCGCGGCGAAGGGCTGATCGTTGCGACGATCGACTTCCTCGGCGAAGGCGAAGAAGAAAAGATTACGGGTCGCATCCACAATTTCCGGCGCGGTGTGACGCGCTACCCGATCCCGGGTAGCCAGGTCTTTGCCGCGACCAGCGCCGATCTCAAGCAGATATACGCCGCCGACGAGCGCGCGCATGTCGAAATCGGTACCGTCTACCCGACCAAGGATATTCGCGGATCGCTCTATGTCGATGCGATGCTCGGCAAGCATTTCGCGCTGCTCGGCTCGACCGGTACGGGTAAATCGACCAGCGCCGCGCTGATCCTGCACAAGATTTGCGAACTCGCGCCGCAGGGCCATATCGTGATGGTCGACCCGCACGGCGAATATTCGGCTGCTTTCAAGGGCACCGGCGCGCTGTTCGACGTCGACAATCTCGCCATGCCCTATTGGCTGATGAATTTCGAAGAACATTGCGAAGTGTTCGTCACCGCCGAAGGCCGCGACCGTCAGGCCGACTGCGATGTTCTCGCGCGCTGCCTGCTCCAGGCGCGAACGAAGAACCGGCTCGCCGAGGGCATGACGAAGATCACGGTCGATTCGCCGATCCCCTATCTGCTTTCGGACCTGCTCAACATCCTGCAGAACGAGATGGGCAAGCTCGACAAGGCGACCTCGTCCGCGCCGTTCATGCGCATCAAGGGCAAGATCGAGGAAATGCGCGCCGATCCGCGCTATAATTTCATGTTCTCGGGCATGCTCGTCGCCGACACGATGGCGGGTTTTCTCGGCAAGATCTTCCGCCTGCCGTCGGACGGCCGGCCGATCTCGATCATCGACGTGTCGGGCGTTCCGTCCGATATTACCGGCGTGGTCGTCGCGGTGCTGTCGCGCCTGATCTTCGACTATGCGATCTGGTCGCGCGGCGAGCCGCAGCGCCCGATCCTGCTCGTCTGCGAAGAGGCGCATCGCTATATTCCGTCGAAGGACACCGGGCAGGGACAGGCGGTTCGCAAGATCCTTGAGCGGATCGCGAAGGAAGGCCGTAAATATGGCGTGTCGCTGGGCCTCATCACCCAGCGTCCGTCGGATCTTGCCGAAGGTGTGCTTTCGCAGTGCGGCACGATCATCTCGATGCGTCTCAACAACGAACGCGACCAGCATTTCGTGAAGGCTGCGATGCCCGAAGGCGCGCGCGGCTTCATCGATTCGATCCCGGCGCTGCGCAACCGCGAATGCATCGTCTGCGGCGAAGGCGTGTCGATCCCGATCCGCGTCTATCTCGACACGCTCGAGGAAGAAAAGCGGCCCGCGTCAAGCGATCCGCTCTTCTCGAAGCTGTGGCGCGAAACCGGCGGCGAAGCCGAAATCCTCGAACGCGTCGTCAAGCGCTGGCGCAGCCAGGGACGTTGATTATCTTCGCCTGACGGCGGACGCGGCACCGGCCCGCTCCCCCACCCGGCCTCCCATTACAGGATACTCTGTGGGGGGCCGGGTGGGGGAGCGGGCCGGTGCCGCGTCCGCCTCAGCGGATAGAGGATTCAACTCGTCGGCGGCTCCCAAAGCTCGATCGGATTGCCTTCGGGGTCGTGGACGCGCGCAAATCGCCCGGTCGCCGGATCGTCCCATTCGTCCTTGGTGATGATCTCGTCACCCGCCTCGCGGAACGGCGCCAGCGCGGCGTCGAGATCGTCGACGCGCAGGTTCAGCATATGCTGTCTGTCGGCAGGGAAATAATCGGTGTCGGCCTTGAAGGGCGCGAAAACCAGCGGTCCCGCCGTGACATTCCAGACCCATTGGTTAGGCGGCACGCTGTCGTCGGCGCTGCATCCGCCGCCGACACCCAGCCGTTCGCGGTACCAGGCGCTGAGCGCCTCGGGATCGCGCGCCCGGAAAAACAATCCGCCGATGCCTTTGACATGTCCCATGCTGGCCTCCCGTTATGATTGGGACAGCCTAAGCCGAAAGGCTCAGCCTTTCCACTCCCCGCTTTTGCTGAATTCCTCGCGGATCTGCCCCGACTGGTTGAGCCGCGGATCGGTGTAAGACGGCGCTGCCACGGGCGGGGCGGCCGATGGGGTGGTGGTTGGTGCGGCGGGCGTGAGCGTACCGGGTAACGGCGCCGGCGCGACGTCGGGAAGCGGCGCGCCGGTGCCCGTGAGCATCGGCGCGGGGCCTGCTCCGGGTGGAAGGCCCTGACCCTTGAGGATCGCGAGCTGCTGCGCGAGCGGCAGATAGGGGCCGGGAACGGGCTCGCGGCCCAGATAGAGCGCGCGAAATGCGTCGGGCATGCCCCAGCGGCCGCGCCAGCGGTGGAAGATATGCGCGCCGACGATATTGGTCATCACCAGGCTCTTGCCCCAGCGCGGCCAGATCGCCTGCGTATGATAATGGGTCGCGAGCCCGACCTTGGGGAAGACATAGCCGCCGAGCGCCGCCGAGGCGATGCGGCTGGCGCGCAGCCAGTTGCGCCGTTCGGGCGTGCGCGCCATCGCGCCGTCGCAGCTGAAAGTGAACTGGCACACGCCCGCGCGCTGCGAGCCCTGGAAAACGACCCCGCACACGGTGTTCGGGAAACTCGGGTGGCGCACGCGGTTGATCACCGTCTGCGCGACCCCGCGCATCCCGTCGTCGGTTTCCGACGCCGCTTCATAATATATGGCGGCGGTCAGGCAGTAATGCGCACGCTCGCGGTCGAGCGCGGTGACCCCTTGGAAAACATAGGGTTTCGCGGGCGGCCCCACGAAAGCCTCGTCGCGCAGCATGGCGGGGTCGGTCGGCGGCATCGCCGCAGCGTCGCCATAACCGACGCTGTCGGGGTTAGGCAAAGTCGGGTCGATCTTCAGCGCTTCGGCGTAATCCTCGGCATTCATGATCGCCCAGCGTTCGGGATCATAGGCTTTGAAGCTCAACGGCACCGATACGCTGTAGGGACCGAAGAATCGGGGAGCGCGAAACGGTCCGCTCGTCAGCACGAAGGCGAGACAGGCGACCGAAACCACCGCGATGATCGCCGCCCAAAAGGCGCGCCCCGGCCCCGCCGGCTTTTCCGGCACGGGGTCACGCCACGTCGAGCGGGCGGTCAAGGACAGTTCGGGCTTCATGCGTGTGTCAAATTCCATCCCCGTCGCGCGCGATTCGCGGTCGCGGGGTCGATTTGCCTTATACGCTGAAACGCCAACAAAATGTTTCATCCTCGTCCGCCGCATCGACAAGGCATGGGCCCATTAGCCAAGCGTTGAGGTTCTCGCGTTAAATCGGCGGTGATGACCGACACCGTTCCATCCTATCGGCGCAGCGCGCGGACCGATTTTCGGATGTGGCTGCTGCTCACCTTCGGTCTTTTCTTTTTCTGGGCGGGTTCGACGATCGATCCGGCCGACAATTGCAGCGACGACGGGCGCGAGTGCGCGCCTTGGCTGGTGCCGCTGGCGCAGGCCATCGGGGCGCTGGTCGCGCTCGGCGCGGGTCTCAAGATGCTCGCCAACCCGAACCGCGGCAGTTTCATCGACCCTGCGACGGGCGACCTTGTCTGGTGGCAGGGACGCATCGGCGCGAGCGGCGGCGACGAGGGGCGTATTCACCCGTCGCGTATCGGCAAGCTTCGTATCGTCCGGCAGGACGAAAGCGACGACGAGGTTCATCTCTATGATCTGGAAGGGGCGCGGCTCTTCTGGTTCGATCAGGAAGTGATCCCGTGGCCTTACGAGCGCTGGGCGGAACGCCTCGCGGCACGCTGGCCGCATATCGAGGTCGAGCGGGTCGATTAGGCGTCGGCGGCCGGCGCCGCGTCAGCGGATCTCGACCGTCAGATGTTCGATTTCATGGACCTGTTTGACCCGGGCACAGATCGCATCGCGCGTCGCGCCGACGACGCTGATGATCGCCGAATGCGCACCGGGGCCAACCCGCCAGACATGCAGGTCGATGATCTTCACGTCGCCGGGTGCTTCGACAAGCGCGCGGATTTCGTCCTCCAGCTTTGTGTCGGTCGCGTCGAGGAGCACCGCGCCGGTGTCGCGTATCAGCGACCAGGACCAGACCGCGATCACGATCGCCCCCACGACGCCCATCGCAGGATCGAGCCAAACCCACCCAAGATAGCGCCCGCCGAGCAATGCGGCGATCGCGAGCACCGAGGTCAGCGCGTCGGCGACGACGTGCAGATAGGCCGAGCGGAGATTATTGTCCTTCTCATGGGCGTGATCGTGCGCATGACCATGATGGTCGTGCTCATGGCTGTGCGCATGTCCGTGCCCGTGATCGTGACCATGGCCGAGCAGCAAGGCGCTGACGATATTCACGCCGAGGCCGATCACCGCGATGACCGTTGCCTCGCCGAACTCGACCGGGCTGGGATTGACGAGACGGATGGCCGATTCATACGCGATGCCGAGTGCGACGATGCCGAGCACGAGCGCCGAGGCAAAGCCCGCGAGGTCGCCGACCTTGCCGGTGCCAAAGCTGTAGCGGCGGCCGTGGGCGTGGCGCTTCGCATAGGCATAGGCGATCGCGGCAATACCGAGCGCGCCCGCGTGTGTCGCCATATGGAAGCCGTCGGCAAGCAGCGCCATCGAGTTGAATGCAAGGCCCGCGGCGATCTCGCCGACCATCATCACCGCAGTAAGCGCAACCACCCACAAAGTGCGGCGGGCATTTTCGTCATGGCGTTTGCCAAGGAAGACATGGTCGTGGGCCAGCGCCTCTATTTCGCTATCGAACGACATGGACGCCTGCCTATCCGATGGAAAAATTATGGCAAGTGACGGATGGCGGCGTCGTACCAGTCGCCTCGCGACGTGACCTCGATCGGCAGGCCGAAAAGGCCGGTCAGCGTTTCGCTCGTCAAGAGCTCTCCTTTCGCGCCGTCGCGGTCGAGCCGCCCGCCGCGCAGCATGATGATGCGGTCGATCTCCGGCAGGATTTCCTCGATATGGTGCGTGATGAGCAGCAGCGTGATGCCCGTGCGTGCGATCCCGCGCAGCATGTCGAGGAAGTGATGCCGCGCTGCGGGGTCGAGTCCGGCGCATGGCTCGTCGAGCAGCAGCGCGTGCGGCCGGTGCGCAAGCGCGCGGGCGATGAGGACGCGGCGGGCTTCGCCCGTTGAAAGGCTCGCCATGCTGCGTCCGATCAGGTGGCTGGCACCGGCATCCTCCAACGCGGCGAGCGATGCGTCGACCATCTCGCGCGTATAATGCTGATGCGCCCAGAGGCCGCGCGAGGCGAAAAAGCCGGAGACGACGCAGTCGAGCGCTTCGAGCGGCGGGTCGGCATCGAAATCGAGCTGTTCGGTCGTGGATACGATCCCGAGCAGTTTGCGAAGGTCGAAAACATTCCAGCTATCCTGCCCGAAAATCCGGACGTCGGCGCCATAGGCCGGATAGAGCTGGCGCGTGATCAGCTTGACCAGCGTCGACTTGCCCGATCCGTTGGCGCCCAGGATGGCGGCACTTTCGCCCGCGCCGATGGTCAGCGCCGGAAGGTCCAGGATACATGCGTCGTCCGCCATGACGCGAACATTGGCGATCGAAAGCAAGGCTTCGGCAGGAGATGCCGCGGCGGGCGGCTGCGGCGGCGTGGTGGTTTCCGTCATGCCCGCCCTTTTGCCCAGCTCGCGGCGCGGGGCAAGCGCCGGCGTCGTTCCCGATCTTCCATTCTCCCCTTGCCGACTCACGAGCCAAAGCCTATATGCGCCCTACTTCTTGACATGGTTAGCCAGTTGGGACGTCGGGGCCGCGGGCCGCGACGGCTATACCCACATGCTTTCCGGTCATCCGGATTGGAAACATAGCTTGGTCGATTTCGACACCCTCAATGCGATCATCGCGCCCGAAGCCGAGGCGATGGGCCTTGCGCTCGTGCGCGTCGCCTTTTTTGGCGGCGAGAGCGACCCGACGCTGCAGGTGATGGCCGAGCGGCCCGAAACGCGCCAGCTGACGATCGACGATTGCGCCGACCTGTCGCGCCGCATCTCGGATCGGCTCGACGCGCTTGAGGAAGCGGGCAAGGATCCGATCGATGCCGCCTACCGGCTCGAAGTCTCGTCGCCCGGCATCGACCGGCCGCTGACGCGCCGCGCCGACTTCGCAGACTGGGCGGGGCACGAGGCGAAGATCGCGCTCAAGGAAAAGCGCGACGGTCGCCAGCGCTTCAACGGCGAGCTGATCGGTATCGACGGCGATGTCGTCACGATTTCGGATAAGGAAGGTGTGGAGCACAAGCTGCCGTTCGACGCGATCGACACCGCAAAGCTGGTTCTCACCGACAAATTGATTGCCGCAACCGTCCCGCTCTCGATCGAGGGCGCCGACGAAATGGAAGAAGAAGGACAGGACTGATGGCCACTGCCATTTCCGCCAACAAGGCCGAACTCCTCGCGATTGCCAACAGCGTCGCCAGCGAGAAGATGATCGACAAGGGCATCGTCATCGAGGCCATCGAGGAAGCGATCCAGCGCGCCGCGCGCGCCCGTTACGGCGCCGAGAACGACATTCGTGCGAAGCTCGATGCGCAGACCGGCGACCTTCGCTTGTGGCGCGTCGTGGAAGTGGTCGAACAGGTCGAGGATTATTTCAAGCAGGTCGATCTGGCTGCCGGCCAGAAGCTGCAGAAGGACGCCAAGATCGGCGACTTCATCGTCGACCCGCTGCCGGCGGTCGACCTTGGCCGCATCGACGCCCAGTCGGCGAAGCAGGTGATCTTCCAGAAGGTCCGCGAAGCCGATCGCGAGCGCCAGTACGCCGAATTCAAGGACCGCGCGGGTGAGATCATCACCGGCGTCGTGAAGTCGGTCGAATTCGGCCACATCGTCGTCAACCTCGGCCGCGCCGAAGGCGTCATCCGCCGCGACCAGCAGATCCCGCGCGAACTGATGCGCGTCGGCGACCGCGTCCGCGCGCTGATCCTGTCGGTGCGCAGCGAAACGCGCGGCCCGCAGATTTTCCTCAGCCGCGCGCACCCCGACTTCATGAAGAAGCTGTTCGCGCAGGAAGTCCCCGAAATCTACGACGGCATCATCGAGATCAAGGCCGCCGCCCGTGATCCGGGTTCGCGCGCGAAGATCGGCGTGATCAGCTATGACGGTTCGATCGACCCCGTCGGCGCATGCGTCGGCATGAAGGGCAGCCGCGTCCAGGCGGTCGTCCAGGAAATGCAGGGCGAAAAGATCGACATCATTCCCTGGTCCGAAGACACCGCGACCTTCGTCGTCAACGCGCTCCAGCCTGCAACGGTGCAGCGCGTCGTCATCGACGAGGATGACAGCCGTATCGAAGTCGTCGTTCCCGATGACCAGCTCAGCCTTGCCATCGGCCGCCGCGGCCAGAATGTTCGTCTCGCCAGCCAGCTCACCGGCAGCCAGATCGACATCATGACCGAGGCCGACGCCAGCGAGAAGCGCCAGCGCGAATTCGTCGAGCGTTCGACGATGTTCCAGGAAGAGCTCGATGTCGACGAAACGCTCGCACAGCTGCTCGTCGCCGAAGGTTTCGGCGAACTCGAAGAAGTCGCCTATGTCTCGATCGACGAACTGGCTAGCATCGAAGGCTTCGACGACGAACTCGCACAGGAACTGCAGAGCCGCGCCGCCGAAGGGCTTGAGCGCCGCGAGGAGGCCTCGCGCGCCCAGCGCCGTGAACTTGGCGTCGAAGATGCGCTCGCCGACATCCCGCACCTGACCGAAGCGATGCTCGTCATCCTCGGCAAGGCGGGGATCAAGACGCTCGACGATCTCGCCGACCTCGCGACCGACGAACTGATCGCCAAGAAGCGCACCGACAACCGTCGTGGCCCGGCGCGCAGCGAGCGCGCCGAGGACAAGGGCGGCGTGCTCGGCGAATATGGCCTGAGCGAAGAGCAGGGCAACGAGATCATCATGGCGGCGCGTGCGCACTGGTTCGACGATGAACCGGAAACTGCGGCGGAGCCGCAAAACGGGGAGGCCGCCGATGCGGACCCCGCGCAATGATCAGCTGACCGAAACCGACCGCGCAAAGGGGCGCGGCCAGCATGTGCCCGAGCGGCGCTGTGTCGTAACCGGTGAGGTTTCGCCGGCGGAGCAGCTCGTGCGCCTGGCGCTTGGCCCCGACAACAGCATTGCCCCCGACGTCCATGCCAAGGCGCCGGGACGCGGCGCGTGGATCGGCGTCGACCGCGTCGCGCTCGAAGCCGCGCAGGCCAAGGGCAAGCTGAAGGGCGGGCTTGCCCGCGCGCTTCACGAAGGCAATATTTCCATCCCCGACGACCTCGGCGAACGGATCGAGGCGCAGTTGATGCGTGCGACGCTTGACCGGTTGGGACTTGAATCGCGTTCGGGCACGCTGATCAGCGGCAATGAAAAGATCGAGCAGGCGGCGCGCCGCGGGCAAGTTCGCCTGCTGCTGCATGCCAGCGACGCGGGCGAGGACGGCCGCAAGAAACTGGCGCAGGCGTGGCGGGTCGGCGAAGAGGACGAAGGCTCCGGCCGCGAAGGGATGATCTTGCCGGTGGACCGGCAATCCCTATCTATGGCATTGGGGCGAGAGAATGCGGTGCATCTGGCGATTGTAGACGCCCGCGCCGCCGACCGGGTGCTGGCGCATTTGAGCCGCTGGCAGTTTTTCACCGGATGGAGTAGGGACGCGGCCAACCGCGTTTCACCTGAGGATTCCCGCTCCGCGGGGGACACGGATCCCCGCAAAGTGGGTGAGGAGATGGCGTCCACGGATTCCGATACGGTTTCCGACGCGTCGGGCGCGTATTGAAGGAAAATAGAGTTTAGATGAGCGACGAACAGGACAAGCCGACCCTTACCCGCAAGCCGCTGGGGCTGAAGCGGACGGTCGAGGCCGGACAGGTGCAGCAGCAATTCAGCCACGGCCGCCGCAATACGGTGGTGGTCGAGGTGAAGCGCCGCCGCGTGCTCGGTCGTCCGGGCGAAGCCGCCCCGGCCCCCGAGGTCGAAGAGGTCGAGGCCGCCCCGGCGCCCGCACCTGCTCCGGCACCTGCGCCCGCGCCGAAGCCTGCCGCGCCCCGCGCCAGCGAGAA contains these protein-coding regions:
- a CDS encoding glycosyl transferase family protein, whose product is MELSTAWLEWLVLGTGYELMLFASVGILLFGLDDLLFDALWMATRRRRSSLVPAAPPIEGRFAVFVPAWDEAKALPAMLHRTLAAWEGEDFRIYVGCYPNDAATLFAISPIIARDRRLRLVVGGREGPTTKGDNLNCLWAALGEDERADGMRFAAIVLHDCEDHVHPGELALYRRYLGENAMVQIPVVPLITRSERWIGGHYGDEFAEAHGKELVVRSRLGLPLPSAGVGCALTRTALALLALERGGDPFRRDSLTEDYEIGMLIGAYGLSTRFVDAVGPAGDRIVSRGAFPGEIEKAVRQKSRWIAGIALAGWDHLGWLGPGRPATDAGSGPGRAWIARWMLWRDRRAPLSALVLLAAYAGLVLTVAGWAGQFLMGWQAVELSDGMRLLLAFNAVMLCWRIGMRGHFTAGWYGLREAMVSLPRAFFANVVAMLAARRAVGLYWRMLRSGEVVWDKTEHPDYEAAHEDGFAKMPAR
- a CDS encoding sulfite exporter TauE/SafE family protein, yielding MDLYLPVANLSVNALVIILLGGGVGFLSGMFGVGGGFLTTPLLIFYGIPPTVAAASAATQVTGASVSGVMAHLERGGVDLRMGGVLVAGGLIGSLIGAGLFELLTSWGQIDTVINILYVALLGTVGTFMGREAWGSFRAAQDGLPAPARKRRHHPMVANLPLRWRFYRSGLYISPLAPLLLGIIGGVLTMLLGVGGGFIMVPAMLYLLGMGTQVVVGTSLYQILFVTIATTMVHAMTTGAVDIVLAGLLLLGSVVGAQIGARFAQKVKPEYLRMALAAIVLLVALRMGVDLFIRPEEIYTVQ
- a CDS encoding TIGR02186 family protein, which gives rise to MIALRALLVALAALLLPAHAHAADPRLVPDVSSRAIDIQYSFTGEELLLFGAILYPGQRLPDDRADIVVVLKGPVRPIVLREKRRVAGIWVNASSIRLRTSPGFYAIGSSRPIDKLVDERTAAIFELGLANLSMSPSGFSEAKKLERFEAGLTDLYRRSGLFVENPSAVEITEGVLYRARIPVPARVPVGTYRAETYLISRGRVLAVASRDVQIRKAGFERFVALAAQQHGFLYGLSAVFLSLVLGYGASAIFRRR
- a CDS encoding ATP-binding protein translates to MDMQGGGFSAGDLTAAQHVRLAGGGVAAPVAPVANHHRDDLMIGEVVDISGSASRILLDATVIGKLSSSSDAAVAMAGQVGAQVKVRVGNIWLIASIRDQQLHERGEGLIVATIDFLGEGEEEKITGRIHNFRRGVTRYPIPGSQVFAATSADLKQIYAADERAHVEIGTVYPTKDIRGSLYVDAMLGKHFALLGSTGTGKSTSAALILHKICELAPQGHIVMVDPHGEYSAAFKGTGALFDVDNLAMPYWLMNFEEHCEVFVTAEGRDRQADCDVLARCLLQARTKNRLAEGMTKITVDSPIPYLLSDLLNILQNEMGKLDKATSSAPFMRIKGKIEEMRADPRYNFMFSGMLVADTMAGFLGKIFRLPSDGRPISIIDVSGVPSDITGVVVAVLSRLIFDYAIWSRGEPQRPILLVCEEAHRYIPSKDTGQGQAVRKILERIAKEGRKYGVSLGLITQRPSDLAEGVLSQCGTIISMRLNNERDQHFVKAAMPEGARGFIDSIPALRNRECIVCGEGVSIPIRVYLDTLEEEKRPASSDPLFSKLWRETGGEAEILERVVKRWRSQGR
- a CDS encoding VOC family protein, with product MGHVKGIGGLFFRARDPEALSAWYRERLGVGGGCSADDSVPPNQWVWNVTAGPLVFAPFKADTDYFPADRQHMLNLRVDDLDAALAPFREAGDEIITKDEWDDPATGRFARVHDPEGNPIELWEPPTS
- a CDS encoding cell wall hydrolase; protein product: MKPELSLTARSTWRDPVPEKPAGPGRAFWAAIIAVVSVACLAFVLTSGPFRAPRFFGPYSVSVPLSFKAYDPERWAIMNAEDYAEALKIDPTLPNPDSVGYGDAAAMPPTDPAMLRDEAFVGPPAKPYVFQGVTALDRERAHYCLTAAIYYEAASETDDGMRGVAQTVINRVRHPSFPNTVCGVVFQGSQRAGVCQFTFSCDGAMARTPERRNWLRASRIASAALGGYVFPKVGLATHYHTQAIWPRWGKSLVMTNIVGAHIFHRWRGRWGMPDAFRALYLGREPVPGPYLPLAQQLAILKGQGLPPGAGPAPMLTGTGAPLPDVAPAPLPGTLTPAAPTTTPSAAPPVAAPSYTDPRLNQSGQIREEFSKSGEWKG